The following are from one region of the Sorghum bicolor cultivar BTx623 chromosome 2, Sorghum_bicolor_NCBIv3, whole genome shotgun sequence genome:
- the LOC110432201 gene encoding uncharacterized protein LOC110432201, giving the protein MSGTCQHHEKAPVPCRSRRIGNGIGGRVLSMAEDNSKDAFFLITAGVFRVVPSGACGTPRPQPQLPAVLSVGATAVASCAVCLLDDTGRRRADSDWTLLQLQKFLLHPFYLLLLTPVQ; this is encoded by the coding sequence CCCCCGTGCCGTGCCGCAGCCGCCGCATCGGCAATGGCATCGGCGGCCGTGTCCTGTCGATGGCCGAGGACAACAGCAAGGACGCCTTCTTCCTCATCACCGCCGGAGTCTTCCGCGTCGTCCCGTCCGGCGCCTGCGGTACTCCTCGTCCTCAGCCGCAGCTGCCAGCAGTGCTGTCCGTGGGGGCGACTGCTGTGGCAAGTTGCGCTGTATGTCTGCTGGACGATACTGGCAGGCGGAGGGCAGATTCAGATTGGACGTTGCTGCAGTTGCAGAAATTTCTGCTTCATCCATTCTATCTTCTGTTGCTCACACCGGTACAGTGA